The Bacillus alveayuensis sequence GCTTTCAAGAGTTGAGAGCAAACGACTTACCGTACTTTTTCCAAGTCCTAACGATTCGGCTAAATCTGTTACTTTTTTTTCCGGCTCCTCAAGGGTAAAGCTCCGTAAAAGACGAAGCGCATTTTTAACCGAAGAAAGCATATATCTGTTATTTGATGTCATTTCCTTTCCGACTCCTTAGTTGTTTATATCGGGATATTATTTTATTTATCCATTAGTCTAAAGGGAATGATCGTTAAAATAAAGACTAAAAATAAAAAAATTTTAAATTGTTGCATATATAGGAACTAAAGTCTTGTATATGAAAAATATATAGCTTACGATAAGAATTACAAAAGTTAAAATATTCTGATTTTGAAAAGGGGGATTTCAATCATGAAAATGGAAACAAAAGTTAAAACCTTTGATTGCAAGCATTTTATTAATGGGGAATATGTTGCTTCTAAAAGCGGAAAAACATTTGAAAATTTGAATCCAGCTACAGAAGAGCTGTTAGGAACTGTATGTGAGGGGGGAAAGGAAGAAATTGATCGCGCTGTTAAAGCGGCTAGAAAAGCACTTAATGGGCCTTGGAAAAAGATAAAGCAAAATGAAAGGATTGCCATCCTGCGCCGCATCGGTGATATCATTTTAGAAAGGAAAGATGAATTGGCGAGATTAGAATCTTTGGACACCGGAAAGCCTTATTGGCTTGCAAGTTCTGTTGATATTCCACGTGCTGCCTATAATTTTCACTTTTTCGCTGATTATTTAAGAGGAATAGGAACAGAAGCTTATCAAATGGATGATGATGCCATCAATTATTCAATCCGCCGACCAGTTGGCGTTGTCGGCTTAATTAATCCATGGAATTTACCTTTATTGCTTTTAACGTGGAAATTAGCTCCTTGCTTAGCGGCTGGAAATACGGCTGTCATCAAGCCAGCTGAACTTACTCCTCTAACTGCAACGGTTCTCGGTGAAATTTGCCGCGATGCTGGCGTTCCTGACGGAGTTGTGAATATTGTTCACGGATTTGGACCAAACTCTGCGGGAGCAGCCTTAACAGAACACCCTGATGTTGATGCCATTTCGTTTACCGGAGAAACGACAACAGGAAAAGTAATTATGGCATCTGCAGCGAAAACATTGAAAAAACTCTCGTATGAACTTGGTGGAAAGAACCCAAATATTATTTTTGCTGACTCGGATCTAGATGAAGTGATTGAAACGACAATTAAGTCAAGCTTTATTAACCAAGGAG is a genomic window containing:
- a CDS encoding aminomuconate-semialdehyde/2-hydroxymuconate-6-semialdehyde dehydrogenase (product_source=KO:K10217; cath_funfam=3.40.605.10; cog=COG1012; ko=KO:K10217; pfam=PF00171; superfamily=53720; tigrfam=TIGR03216), yielding MKMETKVKTFDCKHFINGEYVASKSGKTFENLNPATEELLGTVCEGGKEEIDRAVKAARKALNGPWKKIKQNERIAILRRIGDIILERKDELARLESLDTGKPYWLASSVDIPRAAYNFHFFADYLRGIGTEAYQMDDDAINYSIRRPVGVVGLINPWNLPLLLLTWKLAPCLAAGNTAVIKPAELTPLTATVLGEICRDAGVPDGVVNIVHGFGPNSAGAALTEHPDVDAISFTGETTTGKVIMASAAKTLKKLSYELGGKNPNIIFADSDLDEVIETTIKSSFINQGEVCLCGSRIYVERPIYDQFLEKFVAKTKELKIGDPFDPQTKIGALISKEHYERVNGYLDLAKEEGGQFLTGGKRPEGLKKGYYLEPTIIVGLDRSCQVVQEEIFGPVVTVIPFDSEEEVIMQANDTHYGLSATIWTNNLRRAHRVAAQIEAGIIWVNTWFLRDLRTPFGGMKQSGIGREGGMHSFEFYSELSNICIKL